One segment of Armatimonadota bacterium DNA contains the following:
- a CDS encoding phospholipid carrier-dependent glycosyltransferase, protein MSRPLVLLAAVLLFAGGVRAFRLAEPPAMIFDEIYYAKAARQYLAGQEITEEITHPPMSKLLIAAGMAVAGDRSLGWRLAPAVSGTLLVLLVFLLAREVTGSASTAAMAAVLLALDGLAFVESRIAKPDIFLVTFLVAAYWAFWRYLRSGRVGWLYLSGAAAGMSVATKWTGAAPLGVIPLFLALLLWQGWARLPRRHWAHLAGAYGLVPLLVYLLAWTPYFLRGHDLGEWARFHVWMFRFHAGLTATHPYQSAWWSWPLLVRPIWYDYQDLGGGQVRGIIALGNVVVWWAALPAFLLLGWETVRRRTPAGTFVLAGFLASYLPYVFIGRALFLYHMLPALPFMVLALALTLARGRARAGPAVVGLYLAAAALWFVAYYPLLSALPLAQARFQRLMWFGTWI, encoded by the coding sequence GTGTCGCGTCCCCTGGTCCTGCTCGCCGCCGTCTTGCTCTTCGCCGGCGGCGTCCGCGCCTTCCGCCTCGCCGAGCCGCCCGCCATGATCTTCGACGAGATCTACTACGCCAAGGCGGCACGCCAGTACCTGGCCGGGCAGGAGATCACCGAAGAGATCACCCACCCGCCCATGAGCAAGCTCCTCATCGCCGCCGGCATGGCGGTGGCCGGCGACCGGTCGCTGGGGTGGCGGCTGGCCCCCGCGGTGAGCGGGACCCTGCTCGTGCTCCTCGTCTTCCTCCTGGCCCGCGAGGTCACCGGCAGCGCGTCCACCGCAGCCATGGCGGCGGTGCTGCTGGCCCTGGACGGTCTGGCCTTCGTGGAGAGCCGCATCGCCAAGCCGGACATCTTCCTCGTCACCTTCCTCGTCGCCGCCTACTGGGCGTTCTGGCGCTACCTGCGGTCGGGCCGGGTCGGGTGGCTGTACCTCTCGGGGGCGGCCGCGGGGATGAGCGTGGCCACGAAGTGGACAGGGGCGGCCCCGCTCGGGGTGATCCCGCTCTTCCTGGCGCTGCTGCTGTGGCAGGGGTGGGCGCGCCTGCCACGGCGGCACTGGGCCCACCTGGCCGGGGCCTACGGCCTTGTGCCGCTCCTCGTCTACCTCCTGGCCTGGACCCCCTACTTCCTGCGCGGGCACGACCTCGGGGAGTGGGCGCGCTTCCACGTCTGGATGTTCCGCTTCCACGCCGGGCTCACCGCCACGCACCCGTACCAGTCGGCGTGGTGGTCGTGGCCCCTGCTGGTGCGGCCGATCTGGTACGACTACCAGGACCTGGGCGGCGGGCAGGTGCGCGGCATCATCGCGCTCGGCAACGTGGTGGTGTGGTGGGCGGCGCTGCCCGCCTTCCTCCTCCTGGGGTGGGAGACGGTACGCCGTCGCACACCGGCCGGCACCTTCGTCCTGGCCGGATTCCTGGCCAGCTACCTCCCGTACGTCTTCATCGGCCGGGCGCTCTTCCTCTACCACATGCTCCCCGCCCTGCCGTTCATGGTGCTGGCCCTGGCGTTGACCCTGGCCCGCGGGCGCGCGCGGGCCGGACCGGCCGTCGTGGGCCTCTACCTGGCTGCGGCCGCCCTGTGGTTCGTCGCCTACTACCCACTGCTGTCGGCACTGCCCCTGGCCCAGGCGCGCTTCCAGCGGCTGATGTGGTTCGGGACGTGGATCTGA
- a CDS encoding glycosyltransferase family 2 protein — MDLSAVLPAFNEAANLERTVRELTAALAATGRSYEVLIVDDGSTDGTTAAAQALGRADPRVHLLRHARNQGYGAAVRTGFAASRGTWILLMDADGQFVPAELPRLLAAAGEGADFVLGYRVHRADPLHRRWFAALWRRLMAALLDVRVRDVNCAFKLLRGDLVRALPLESRGAFMTAELLARARRAGARFAEVPVSHRPRRAGRQTGGRLRVILRAFYDLFRLYWQLRSAAGGRAPAAGAAGSLPPGR, encoded by the coding sequence GTGGATCTGAGCGCCGTCCTCCCCGCCTTCAACGAGGCGGCCAACCTCGAGCGCACGGTGCGCGAGCTCACCGCCGCGCTGGCGGCCACCGGGCGGTCCTACGAGGTGCTCATCGTCGACGACGGCTCCACCGACGGGACGACGGCCGCGGCCCAGGCCCTGGGGCGCGCTGACCCGCGGGTGCACCTGCTGCGCCACGCTCGCAACCAGGGGTACGGTGCGGCGGTGCGCACGGGCTTCGCCGCCTCCCGCGGGACCTGGATCCTCCTGATGGACGCCGACGGGCAGTTCGTCCCGGCGGAGCTGCCGCGGCTGCTCGCCGCCGCCGGCGAGGGCGCGGACTTTGTCCTGGGCTACCGCGTCCACCGCGCCGACCCGCTCCACCGCCGCTGGTTCGCCGCGCTGTGGCGGCGGCTCATGGCGGCGCTGCTGGACGTGCGGGTGCGGGACGTGAACTGCGCGTTCAAGCTGCTGCGCGGCGACCTGGTGCGCGCGCTGCCGCTGGAGTCGCGCGGCGCCTTCATGACGGCCGAACTGCTGGCCCGGGCGCGACGGGCCGGGGCGCGGTTCGCCGAGGTCCCGGTCTCCCACCGGCCGCGGCGGGCCGGGCGCCAGACCGGCGGACGGCTCCGGGTGATCCTGCGGGCCTTCTACGACCTGTTCCGCCTGTACTGGCAGCTCAGGAGCGCGGCGGGAGGACGAGCGCCCGCAGCAGGAGCGGCAGGGTCGCTGCCGCCAGGGCGCTGA